A single Clostridium sp. AN503 DNA region contains:
- the lepB gene encoding signal peptidase I yields the protein MKEDIREMEEMEPEDSAVRDQEASGQEDKKEGWQVPKQESGGWKREVWEWLKIIISAAAIAFVLNTFIIANSEVPSGSMETTIMTGDRVIGSRLSYKFGDPERGDIAIFHFPDNEKIYYVKRIIGLPGETVDIVDGKVYIDGSETPLDEPYIREPMIPEAPMHFEVPEDCYFMMGDNRNYSLDARRWENTYLKREKIIAKVLFRYFPKPGKIE from the coding sequence ATGAAAGAAGATATAAGAGAGATGGAGGAGATGGAGCCGGAAGACTCTGCCGTGAGGGACCAGGAGGCGTCCGGACAGGAAGATAAGAAGGAAGGCTGGCAGGTGCCCAAGCAGGAGTCAGGCGGCTGGAAGCGGGAAGTATGGGAGTGGCTGAAGATCATCATTTCAGCCGCCGCGATCGCCTTTGTACTAAATACCTTCATTATTGCCAACAGCGAAGTGCCCAGCGGTTCCATGGAAACCACAATCATGACGGGGGACCGGGTGATCGGTTCCCGGCTATCCTATAAATTCGGAGATCCTGAGCGCGGAGATATTGCTATATTTCATTTCCCGGACAATGAAAAGATATATTATGTAAAACGTATCATCGGGCTTCCGGGGGAGACTGTGGATATTGTGGACGGCAAAGTTTATATCGATGGTTCCGAGACACCGCTGGACGAACCCTACATTCGGGAACCTATGATTCCAGAAGCTCCCATGCATTTTGAAGTGCCGGAAGACTGCTATTTCATGATGGGAGATAACCGGAATTACTCCCTGGATGCGCGGCGCTGGGAGAACACCTATCTAAAGCGGGAAAAGATCATCGCAAAGGTATTGTTCCGCTATTTCCCCAAGCCTGGGAAGATTGAATAG
- a CDS encoding recombinase family protein has translation MARKSRTITDTIKQKFRVWRIAIYIRLSKEDARNNDESESVSNQRAIIEEHIASFNDGDEYIIVDEYVDDGISGTTDDERDDFQRMLGDIKKGRINCVIVKDLARSFRNYSDQGYYLDDWFPRFNVRFISLYHQPLDSYKEPQNMRSIAVPIQGVLNENHCAETSDKIREVFDMKRRNGEHIGSFAAYGYIKDPNDKNALVVDEEAAEVVREIFTKFLDGMSKNAIVHYLNEHGVLSPAAYKRERLGLKYQNPSIDPAKRPLWCAVTITGILKNRMYCGDMVQGRYRVKSYKIHVQEVVPEDEWYIVENTHEAIIDRDTFDKVQRLLLRDTRTAPQKKQIYLFSGFLRCADCGKAMTRSKVGGTVYYYCRTYKDQSKSACTKHTIKHNRLEVAVLYAIQQQVYLAVDYTKTIERINRAPLVKSQSKKLADAIEQKERELAKIARYKQAIYQDWKDGEITHSDYRHMKEDYEEQAEALNEVIEKLRVEQAELENGIDTENPFLKAFRQYGNIEKLTRDVLIELVDHIKVYEGGNISIVFRFADELRRIQEFIEVNNPSEAV, from the coding sequence ATGGCACGCAAAAGCCGTACTATCACAGATACGATAAAACAAAAATTCAGGGTATGGAGAATCGCAATCTATATTCGGCTTTCTAAAGAGGATGCCCGAAACAATGACGAGAGCGAAAGTGTTTCAAATCAGCGGGCTATCATTGAAGAACATATTGCCAGCTTTAATGACGGAGACGAATATATTATTGTTGACGAGTATGTAGACGATGGAATTTCCGGTACAACCGATGACGAGCGGGACGATTTCCAAAGAATGTTGGGTGACATTAAAAAAGGCCGTATTAACTGTGTGATTGTAAAAGACCTTGCCCGTTCGTTCCGAAATTACAGCGATCAGGGCTATTATTTAGATGATTGGTTCCCGAGATTTAACGTCCGTTTTATCTCCCTCTATCATCAGCCATTAGACAGCTACAAAGAGCCGCAGAATATGCGGAGTATCGCGGTTCCCATTCAGGGTGTTTTGAATGAAAACCATTGTGCCGAGACTTCCGATAAAATCCGGGAAGTATTTGATATGAAGCGGCGCAACGGGGAACATATTGGTTCTTTCGCCGCTTACGGCTACATAAAAGACCCCAACGACAAAAACGCCTTAGTGGTTGATGAAGAAGCCGCCGAAGTAGTCCGGGAGATTTTCACAAAGTTTCTGGACGGTATGAGTAAAAACGCGATTGTTCATTATCTCAATGAACACGGCGTACTTTCCCCCGCCGCCTATAAGCGGGAGCGGTTAGGGCTCAAATACCAAAATCCGAGCATTGACCCGGCAAAGCGGCCTTTGTGGTGCGCTGTGACAATCACAGGAATTTTGAAAAACCGTATGTATTGCGGGGATATGGTACAGGGCCGTTACCGTGTGAAAAGCTACAAGATACACGTTCAGGAGGTCGTACCCGAGGACGAATGGTATATCGTGGAGAATACCCACGAAGCCATTATTGACCGTGATACCTTCGATAAGGTTCAGCGGTTATTGCTTCGAGACACCCGCACAGCCCCACAAAAAAAGCAGATTTACCTGTTCAGCGGTTTTCTTCGGTGCGCTGATTGCGGTAAGGCTATGACCCGAAGCAAGGTAGGCGGGACGGTTTACTATTATTGCCGTACCTACAAAGACCAATCTAAAAGTGCCTGCACGAAACACACAATCAAACATAACCGCTTAGAGGTGGCCGTTCTTTATGCTATACAGCAACAGGTTTATTTGGCGGTTGACTATACAAAGACCATAGAACGGATAAACCGGGCTCCACTCGTGAAGAGCCAGTCAAAGAAGCTGGCGGACGCTATTGAACAAAAGGAGCGGGAGCTTGCCAAAATTGCCCGGTATAAACAAGCAATCTATCAGGATTGGAAAGACGGAGAGATTACCCATTCCGACTACCGCCACATGAAAGAGGACTACGAGGAACAGGCCGAGGCACTAAATGAAGTCATCGAAAAGCTCCGGGTCGAACAGGCAGAGCTTGAAAATGGCATTGATACCGAAAACCCATTTTTGAAGGCGTTCAGGCAATACGGCAATATTGAAAAGCTGACAAGAGATGTTCTGATTGAATTGGTTGACCATATCAAGGTGTACGAGGGCGGGAACATCAGCATAGTATTTCGGTTTGCTGACGAGCTCCGCAGAATACAAGAATTTATCGAGGTCAACAATCCGAGTGAAGCGGTTTAG
- a CDS encoding DUF6870 family protein, with amino-acid sequence MQKQIHLSELAGVDITAVNKEDLVDVSGLVFDNTVPREQRAVQVLRKVKNPYCFRVGDMGVKLEFLDSAPPLQDCFTDFLQRKKSGL; translated from the coding sequence ATGCAAAAACAAATTCATTTATCGGAGCTGGCGGGCGTTGATATAACGGCGGTCAACAAAGAGGACTTAGTTGACGTGTCCGGGCTGGTTTTCGATAACACGGTTCCAAGAGAACAACGGGCGGTGCAAGTGCTCCGCAAAGTAAAAAATCCGTACTGCTTTCGGGTGGGCGATATGGGCGTAAAACTGGAATTTCTGGATAGCGCCCCGCCCCTCCAAGATTGTTTCACTGACTTCCTACAACGTAAAAAAAGCGGCCTGTAA
- the murC gene encoding UDP-N-acetylmuramate--L-alanine ligase, producing the protein MYQIDFKKPLAVHFIGIGGISMSGLAEILLGEGFRISGSDSHETELTDHLAAGGARIAYGQRAENITDDIELVVYTAAVHPDNPEYAEVVRRGIPMMSRADLLGQIMKNYTESVAISGTHGKTTTTSMVTDILLAAGKDPTISVGGILHSIGGNIRVGGPELFVTEACEYTNSFLSFFPTIEVILNIEADHLDFFKDIDDIRHSFRLFAEKLPENGLLIMNSDIRDYEQITDGLSCRVVTVGHGPDSDYSAADICYDELARASFTLLAGGEERGRITLNVPGEHNVYNALAAIAVAEALGISGDAIAEGLSHFTGTKRRFEKKGEIGGVTVIDDYAHHPQEIAATLSAAKNYPHRKLWCVFQPHTYTRTKAFLDEFAQALSAADEVILADIYAARETDTLGISSRDIAERIEKLGVNAHYFPTFDDIETFILENCSTGDLLITMGAGDIVKVGERLLGQ; encoded by the coding sequence ATGTATCAGATAGATTTTAAGAAACCACTGGCGGTTCATTTTATTGGGATTGGCGGGATCAGTATGAGTGGGCTGGCGGAGATTTTGCTGGGGGAAGGGTTTCGGATCAGTGGTTCGGATTCTCATGAGACCGAGCTGACGGATCATCTGGCAGCCGGCGGGGCCAGGATCGCTTATGGACAGAGGGCGGAAAATATTACGGATGATATTGAGCTGGTGGTCTACACCGCAGCAGTGCATCCGGACAATCCGGAGTACGCGGAGGTGGTGCGGCGCGGAATCCCTATGATGAGCCGCGCGGACCTGCTGGGGCAGATCATGAAGAATTATACGGAGTCGGTTGCTATCTCCGGCACCCACGGCAAGACGACGACCACCTCCATGGTGACGGATATCCTGCTTGCGGCAGGGAAGGATCCGACCATTTCTGTCGGAGGGATCCTGCATTCTATTGGCGGCAATATCCGCGTGGGCGGCCCGGAACTGTTTGTCACGGAGGCATGTGAGTATACCAACAGCTTCCTGTCGTTTTTTCCGACTATAGAGGTGATTCTGAATATTGAGGCGGACCATCTGGATTTTTTCAAGGATATTGATGATATCCGCCACTCCTTCCGGCTGTTTGCCGAGAAACTGCCGGAGAACGGACTGCTGATCATGAACAGCGATATCCGGGACTATGAGCAGATCACAGACGGCTTAAGCTGCCGTGTGGTGACAGTGGGGCACGGTCCGGACAGCGATTACAGCGCTGCGGACATTTGTTATGACGAGCTTGCAAGGGCTTCCTTTACTCTGCTGGCAGGTGGAGAGGAGCGTGGGCGGATCACACTGAATGTCCCGGGGGAGCACAATGTTTACAATGCCCTGGCTGCCATCGCAGTGGCGGAGGCCCTGGGGATCTCTGGTGATGCCATCGCAGAGGGCCTGTCCCATTTTACCGGGACAAAACGCCGGTTTGAGAAAAAGGGTGAGATCGGGGGCGTGACCGTGATCGATGACTATGCACACCATCCGCAGGAGATCGCGGCGACACTCTCCGCGGCAAAGAATTATCCACACAGGAAGCTGTGGTGTGTTTTCCAGCCCCACACGTATACCCGGACGAAGGCGTTTCTGGATGAGTTTGCCCAGGCGCTGTCTGCGGCGGATGAGGTGATCCTGGCGGACATTTATGCGGCGAGGGAGACGGACACCCTGGGGATCAGTTCCCGCGATATAGCAGAGAGAATTGAAAAACTGGGCGTAAATGCGCATTATTTCCCGACCTTTGACGATATCGAAACATTTATTTTAGAAAATTGTTCAACCGGTGATTTGTTGATAACTATGGGCGCCGGAGACATTGTAAAAGTTGGGGAAAGGCTGCTTGGGCAGTAG
- a CDS encoding sigma factor-like helix-turn-helix DNA-binding protein gives MKKINLRDLYPFYYNDLFVEVSDEVAAALAEAERMEKNYIRRVYWNKAYFSLDAGDGIEHEALFVALSPCEIYERKVTAQELRAALNALPYTQGRRVYGHYILGMSKTEIARAERVHEKTVRTSIERGLRNMEIFLKNRI, from the coding sequence ATGAAGAAAATCAACTTGCGGGATCTGTACCCGTTTTATTATAACGACCTGTTTGTGGAAGTCTCTGACGAAGTGGCGGCGGCTCTGGCCGAGGCCGAGCGCATGGAGAAGAACTATATCCGCCGTGTTTACTGGAACAAGGCGTATTTTTCACTGGACGCCGGAGACGGTATCGAGCACGAAGCTCTTTTTGTTGCCCTTTCTCCCTGTGAGATTTACGAGCGCAAGGTTACGGCGCAGGAACTCCGCGCCGCCCTGAACGCTCTCCCTTATACACAGGGCCGGAGGGTCTACGGCCATTACATACTCGGAATGAGCAAAACTGAAATTGCAAGAGCCGAGAGAGTCCATGAGAAAACAGTTCGGACTTCGATTGAGCGCGGGCTCCGCAACATGGAAATTTTTTTGAAAAATCGTATCTAA
- a CDS encoding DnaD domain protein: protein MDLTCSFGVEATMVANEFIDRYMAEANGEYVKVYLYILRHQHEKLDMDGIADALNHTEADVRRALAYWEKLGTLKLGGGDSRFNRPAQERAAERAETRADRGKARSVQQDPVSTAEPAARLGGSEQPGAVSREPISAPGSGHYGGGAALSAQKPAAETAASRPVYSQEQVNRLQDDGEFAQLLYIAQRYLNKIFTQRELEVFAYLYDGLHMSTELLEYLVEYCVQSGHTSIRYIETVALSWHEKGFATVEEAKAYASGFTKDSFSVMRAFGLTDRKPGNAEKEMIERWFKIYGFTREVVLEACNRTLEATHKPSFQYAEKILSEWKKAGVKGLTDISALDEKRRSQGRQTARSPKKQTNQFHNFEQRNTDYDSMVLDQVKEWLSE from the coding sequence ATGGATTTGACATGCAGTTTTGGAGTGGAGGCGACCATGGTTGCCAACGAGTTTATCGACCGTTATATGGCTGAGGCCAACGGTGAGTATGTGAAGGTGTATTTATACATTCTGAGGCACCAGCATGAGAAGCTGGATATGGACGGGATCGCCGACGCCCTGAACCACACGGAGGCGGACGTGCGGCGTGCTCTGGCTTATTGGGAGAAGCTGGGGACCTTGAAGCTGGGAGGCGGAGATAGCCGTTTTAACAGGCCGGCGCAGGAACGCGCGGCGGAACGGGCGGAGACGCGTGCAGATCGTGGAAAGGCACGCTCGGTGCAGCAGGATCCGGTATCCACAGCAGAGCCGGCGGCGCGTCTGGGCGGCAGTGAGCAGCCCGGTGCTGTCAGCCGTGAACCGATATCAGCGCCAGGCAGCGGGCATTATGGGGGCGGGGCGGCGTTGTCCGCGCAGAAGCCGGCGGCTGAGACGGCTGCTTCCCGGCCAGTGTACAGTCAGGAGCAGGTGAACCGCCTTCAGGACGACGGGGAGTTTGCGCAGCTTCTTTACATTGCGCAGCGGTATCTGAACAAGATATTCACCCAGAGGGAGCTGGAGGTGTTTGCCTATCTGTATGATGGCCTCCATATGTCCACAGAGCTTTTGGAGTATCTGGTGGAGTACTGCGTCCAGAGCGGGCACACCAGCATCCGGTACATAGAGACCGTGGCCTTAAGCTGGCATGAGAAGGGCTTTGCCACTGTGGAGGAGGCGAAGGCTTACGCCAGCGGCTTTACAAAGGATTCCTTTTCCGTTATGAGGGCGTTTGGCCTGACGGACCGGAAGCCGGGGAACGCGGAAAAAGAGATGATCGAGCGGTGGTTCAAGATTTATGGCTTTACACGGGAAGTGGTGCTGGAAGCATGCAACCGGACTTTAGAGGCGACGCACAAGCCCAGCTTCCAGTATGCGGAGAAGATCCTGTCCGAGTGGAAAAAGGCGGGCGTCAAAGGGCTTACGGACATATCTGCGCTGGATGAGAAGCGGAGGAGCCAGGGACGCCAGACTGCCCGGTCACCGAAGAAGCAGACCAACCAGTTTCACAACTTTGAACAGCGGAATACGGATTATGACTCCATGGTACTTGACCAGGTGAAGGAATGGCTGAGCGAGTAA
- a CDS encoding GNAT family N-acetyltransferase, whose amino-acid sequence MENKRNIHLVRPTLELKEKALQYRQEHFDTGENIINGSELFDKADTYEEWLYSVTENSCPETVNPNWVLTDTFFAVDEQEEIVGIIDLRHTLNDFLINLGNCGYSVRPSMRNRGYATEMLRQILEVAKNAGMEELHLSVEKNNTPSIKTIIKNGGIYERSFEFEGEQADIYKITLL is encoded by the coding sequence ATGGAAAATAAAAGAAATATTCATTTAGTAAGACCTACATTAGAATTAAAAGAAAAAGCCTTACAGTATAGACAAGAACATTTTGATACTGGAGAAAACATCATCAATGGCAGCGAGCTATTTGATAAGGCAGATACATATGAAGAATGGTTATATTCTGTAACAGAAAATTCATGCCCGGAGACAGTAAATCCAAATTGGGTGCTGACGGATACATTTTTTGCTGTTGATGAACAGGAAGAAATTGTAGGTATTATTGATTTGCGGCATACATTAAATGACTTTTTAATCAACCTTGGAAATTGTGGATACAGTGTGAGGCCCTCTATGAGAAATAGAGGGTATGCAACTGAAATGCTAAGACAAATTCTTGAAGTTGCAAAGAACGCAGGAATGGAAGAATTACACCTATCAGTAGAGAAAAACAATACTCCATCAATAAAGACAATAATTAAAAATGGTGGCATTTACGAAAGAAGTTTTGAATTTGAGGGAGAACAAGCCGATATTTATAAAATCACTCTGTTGTAA
- a CDS encoding ATP-binding protein, with product MALSNSQYNAVMRQYEQQQLTDRHEREARVAEVFSKIPRIEELEKEISTRAAACARRLLEGDTGARSQLKAELADLREERVALLKSAGFPEDYMEMRYRCPDCRDTGYSNGRRCHCFERERIRVLYAQSNIQEVLQRENFGTFSFDYFDDSKKLPGLGMTESFYMRQVVERCRRFAARFPDDGMNILFTGSTGVGKTFLTNCIAKELIDRYVSVIYLSSHDLFEIFSRYKFSREAEEDVEETYRHILECEMLIINDLGTEVNNSFVSSQLFYCINERINRRKGTIISTNLSMNMLQDTYSDRVTSRIMSHYIHIPLYGGDIRMKKRQSSRD from the coding sequence ATGGCACTGAGCAATTCCCAGTACAATGCGGTGATGCGGCAGTACGAACAGCAGCAGCTTACAGACCGGCATGAGAGAGAGGCGCGGGTGGCGGAGGTCTTTTCAAAGATTCCCCGCATAGAGGAGCTGGAAAAGGAGATCAGCACCCGTGCGGCTGCATGTGCGCGGCGGCTGCTGGAAGGGGACACCGGGGCGCGCAGCCAGCTGAAGGCGGAGCTTGCCGACCTGCGGGAGGAGCGGGTGGCATTGCTAAAGAGCGCAGGATTTCCAGAGGACTATATGGAGATGCGCTACCGCTGCCCGGACTGCCGGGATACCGGGTACAGCAACGGGCGCCGGTGCCACTGCTTTGAGCGGGAGAGGATCCGGGTGCTCTATGCCCAGTCCAATATCCAGGAGGTATTGCAGCGGGAGAATTTCGGCACCTTTTCGTTTGACTATTTTGATGACAGCAAAAAGCTGCCGGGGCTGGGGATGACGGAGTCTTTCTATATGCGCCAGGTGGTGGAGCGGTGCAGGCGCTTTGCAGCCCGGTTCCCGGACGACGGGATGAATATCCTGTTCACCGGCAGTACCGGCGTGGGCAAGACTTTCCTTACCAATTGTATTGCAAAGGAGCTGATCGACCGGTATGTGTCGGTGATCTATTTATCCTCCCATGATCTTTTTGAGATTTTTTCCCGGTACAAGTTCAGCCGGGAAGCCGAGGAGGATGTGGAGGAGACGTACCGCCATATTCTGGAATGCGAGATGCTGATCATCAACGACCTGGGTACGGAGGTGAACAACTCTTTTGTATCCTCCCAACTTTTTTACTGCATCAATGAGCGGATCAACCGCCGGAAGGGCACGATCATTTCCACAAACCTTTCCATGAATATGCTGCAGGACACCTACTCTGACCGGGTGACTTCACGGATCATGAGCCATTATATTCATATTCCGCTTTATGGCGGGGATATCCGTATGAAAAAAAGGCAAAGTTCCAGGGATTAA
- a CDS encoding ribose-phosphate pyrophosphokinase → MIYEEKTIETIPVGPLGLIPLKSCSELGAKVNDWLVEWRNERESEHKSTIAFAGYQRESYIVEAKTPRFGSGEGKGTIDASIRGDDLYIMVDVCNYSLTYSLCGMTNHMSPDDHFQDLKRVIAAAAGKARRINVIMPFLYESRQHKRSGRESLDCALALQELTNMGVENIITFDAHDPRVQNAIPLKGFETVQPIYQFIKYLLKVETDLQIDSDHMMVISPDEGGMGRAVYFANVLGLDMGMFYKRRDYTRVVDGRNPIVAHEFLGSSVEGKDVLIIDDMISSGESMQDVAKELKRRKARKVFICSTFGLFTNGLAKFDEYYENGLIDRVLTTNLVYQTPELLSRPYYINVDMSKYIALIIDNLNHDDSLSELLNPTKRINKLLEKYRNK, encoded by the coding sequence ATGATATACGAAGAAAAAACCATTGAAACCATCCCGGTAGGGCCGCTGGGCCTGATTCCGCTGAAAAGCTGTTCCGAACTTGGCGCAAAGGTCAATGACTGGCTGGTAGAGTGGAGGAATGAGCGCGAGAGCGAGCATAAGTCCACGATCGCATTTGCAGGTTACCAGAGAGAATCCTATATCGTGGAGGCGAAGACCCCGCGTTTCGGTTCCGGCGAAGGCAAAGGGACCATCGATGCATCGATCCGCGGGGATGACCTGTATATCATGGTGGATGTATGCAACTACAGCCTTACCTATTCTCTGTGCGGTATGACGAACCACATGTCACCGGACGACCATTTCCAGGATTTGAAGCGTGTGATCGCGGCAGCGGCAGGCAAAGCCCGCAGGATCAATGTCATCATGCCGTTTCTGTATGAGAGCCGCCAGCACAAGCGTTCCGGCCGGGAGTCATTAGACTGTGCCCTTGCGCTGCAGGAGCTGACCAATATGGGCGTGGAGAACATCATCACCTTTGATGCTCATGATCCCCGTGTGCAGAATGCCATTCCGCTGAAGGGCTTTGAGACCGTGCAGCCGATCTATCAGTTTATCAAATATCTGCTTAAGGTGGAGACGGACCTTCAGATTGACAGCGACCATATGATGGTGATCAGCCCGGACGAAGGCGGCATGGGCCGCGCTGTATATTTTGCAAACGTGCTGGGACTGGATATGGGCATGTTCTACAAGCGCCGGGATTATACCCGCGTGGTAGACGGACGGAATCCGATCGTGGCGCATGAGTTTTTGGGTTCCTCCGTGGAGGGCAAGGACGTGCTGATCATTGACGATATGATCTCCTCCGGTGAGAGCATGCAGGATGTGGCGAAAGAGTTAAAGCGCAGAAAAGCGAGAAAGGTATTTATCTGTTCTACCTTTGGCCTTTTCACCAATGGGCTGGCTAAATTCGATGAGTACTATGAGAATGGCCTGATCGACCGGGTACTGACCACCAACCTGGTGTACCAGACCCCGGAACTGCTTTCCAGGCCGTACTATATCAATGTGGATATGAGCAAATACATCGCATTGATCATTGACAATTTAAATCACGATGATTCCCTGAGCGAACTGCTGAATCCGACCAAACGGATTAACAAATTGTTAGAGAAATATCGCAACAAATAA